The following are from one region of the Phormidium sp. PBR-2020 genome:
- a CDS encoding type II toxin-antitoxin system RelE/ParE family toxin, whose translation MSSNPGWVTINLTPEYRKNLKKLAKKYRNIRSDTQGLIERLQQGDILGDRICGFGETLCVYKVRVRNTNLQKGKSSGYRILYLLESENRILLLTIYNKSEQKNISNAQIQEILNNCDGRE comes from the coding sequence ATGTCGAGTAATCCTGGATGGGTGACCATTAATTTAACACCTGAATATCGTAAGAATCTCAAGAAATTAGCTAAAAAATATCGGAATATTCGTTCAGATACGCAGGGGTTAATAGAGAGATTGCAACAAGGGGATATCCTAGGCGATCGCATTTGTGGTTTTGGAGAAACCTTGTGTGTTTATAAGGTTAGAGTCAGAAACACTAATCTTCAAAAAGGAAAAAGTTCGGGGTATCGTATTCTTTATTTGTTGGAGTCGGAAAATCGTATTTTATTGTTAACTATTTATAATAAATCAGAACAGAAAAATATTAGTAATGCTCAAATTCAAGAGATTTTAAATAATTGCGATGGCCGGGAATAA
- a CDS encoding transcriptional regulator encodes MTSLTYNQLLTQIQPRPIQSPSDYEAMLSELERLMEIEESQLSDEEASMLELLAILIEDYETKTTPMPNTASPHDVLDELVTAHQLRQKDLLDIFGSKGIASEVFNRKRSISKAQAKALGARFNLSPSVFL; translated from the coding sequence ATGACGTCCCTAACCTACAACCAACTCCTCACTCAAATTCAACCCAGACCCATCCAGTCCCCAAGCGATTATGAAGCCATGCTCTCTGAATTAGAGCGGTTGATGGAAATTGAGGAATCTCAACTCAGTGACGAAGAAGCCTCAATGCTGGAATTACTGGCAATTTTGATTGAGGACTATGAAACAAAAACCACCCCAATGCCCAATACCGCTAGTCCTCATGATGTTTTAGATGAGTTAGTCACCGCTCATCAACTGCGTCAAAAGGATTTATTAGACATCTTCGGCTCCAAGGGGATTGCTTCGGAGGTTTTCAATCGCAAACGGAGCATTAGTAAGGCACAAGCCAAAGCACTAGGAGCGCGATTTAACCTCTCCCCCAGCGTCTTTTTATAG